The sequence below is a genomic window from Hippocampus zosterae strain Florida chromosome 7, ASM2543408v3, whole genome shotgun sequence.
GTGCGGGGGGGATTGTCTATCACCACAATGAACATGCAAAATAGTATTTGTGGCCACGAAATAAGAAATGTTTGGTGCAAATACTAATTTGTGGCTACCAATTACATATAAGCGTGTGGACAAATGATTTATTAAAATGACTATTCTTGGACAATTGAGTGAGCAAATGCACTGAACCCTCGCTAGGAATTGTACAAGGTACACTACATTTGTTCACTCAGACGTCCAATTTGTTCATAGGACTGAGGTTCAACCTACAAATTAGTATTTTATGCAAACGTTATGTTGTGCCCacaattgaatttttttccccccttgtcaTGTCTGGAGCTCTGTACACAGCAacattgttttggaaaaaaaagatggaagaaataggtcatttgttttttttgtagtcatGTACGCCTTTGGATGAAAACATGATGCGTTGTGTCTTTTAAAGTGAGTGCATGTCGCAAAGCATTCAGAGACTGCTCTGTTTGACTTTCTTGTTGAGGACTTAAAAGGATCAATTAGCTCCTCTTGTTAAAGTCTTCTTTCCTGCTGTTCACTGTATGTGCGTCCTCCCGTGTGTAAATATCCACCATATCTGCTTCACTGTGACAAACCAGAAGATGAGGAAAACACCCACCATGAACTTGTTTTAAGAGATGTATTTATGACACTATTAATGACGTTAACCGGATGCCCCTGCTTGTCTTTGGCACACAAAAAGGAAGTAGATGGAAAACCTGTAATTTTATTAGATTTTAATAAATGTtctatggtctttttttttaattaaatttgactttttgcccaaaCTCTGCTCCTGTtgtcacacatatatatataaaaatctgaTGTGAACCATACCTCGCACATGAAAGCTCTTAGAAGACCTACGAACACAGCCAGTTTTCTGAACGGGCTGGATTGATAGTTCGTGAAATTGGTGTCCGTAGGCACTTTGTGTTCTCTGACTGTACAGAAGGTGGCCGTGTTGTTATAAAAACACTGTTGAGATAAAATAGCCTGTGAAGAAAATAGTGTTTGGCAACACTCTGGTCTTGTTCTTATGCCTCCCGACCCCAAATACTTAAGATGCTGTGGACGATTAACGGGACGGACGAAAACATCCTTGCTTAATCAGTCCTTTCAAAAAAACTTCCATCCATCTCAGTGGCATCGGGATAGACAATACATTTGAATATGTAGATAATGGTTCTAATAATTGTGATTTACTTAATTGTATAATTTATCTAATCTATATTAAGTAAATTACAAATAAGTCTTTTTTTCTCGTTAAAATGTAACATtaataatgcaataaaaataaaatacaattaattcgtgttattaaataaaatgcattataaataagggatattttattaataaataaCTATTTTACCTAGATGTACGAATGGTTGAATGAATAACGAAGTTTGGTCCGCCACTGATTGAAATTGAAAGGTGACGAATcactgaaagcaaatcatgagctttattttgaaattattaaCCCGGAAGTAAACATCAACCTCGCGTTGTTTTGAAGTTGGCGTGGCCCGCACCTGATATTGAAACTTGTTTGCAGTCCGGAGGATTCCTGCGCACCCACGTCTCCAGAGCTCCCCAACTTTGTGGCTCTTCATCGGACGCTTACTTGGGACGCGAAGGCTCCGCGTCTGTTGCCTCCATGTccggccaccaccaccaccacgaccACGGCTGCGGCTGCGAGGGCGCCCACGAACCCGCCGAGAGGGGCGTCGAATACGGACTATATTGCCGCATCGACACCGACAAGTTGCAGTGTCTGAACGAGAGCAGAGACGGCGACGGCAAGCTGGTGTTCAAGCCGTGGGACCAGCGGAACGATCGCGACAAGGTAAACGCCATCGCCTCCGTGAGCAAGATTTCTTGCTTCGGTAACAGGGAAGTCAATTATTTTAAGTATGTCCTGATCCAAACAGCATCAGTCAGCAAAAGAACCACGCATTGGTAGGTAGGTATCATTTTATTTGCAGTGGTGCAAATCACCTTTGCTCACAGAAATGTATGGAAATGCCACGAATCCCTTCCAGCCCCACCAAAAACAccataatgttttttaaaaatgaaaaatagcacTGATGCggtaagaacatgaatcaaATGTCGAGTGCATTGATAAATCGAAAACCAATTGATTATCAAATTCCTcgataaatatttttatatattttttgcggaCCATGTCCTAGCAATTGCAGTCACTGAACAGTAAATAATTCTGTAGTTTCTGTGGTCtttcatgaaagcagactgactATCTTTGTGCTGAATTGAACTAAAACATTACgaacatttgcttttatttgtgaaaacaattatcaacgtgtttgtattttttctgaCGTGTTCGGGACCAAACTGAatcataattcattttttttgcgttttctgCACCGTCAATTTGGAATAATGCCCTATTTCGgaataaaattgaattgaaatgtattttatacTTCAAATCACGACAGTGTTCCTTTGGGTGTAACCGCTTTAGCCACCAGAGGGCGGTATTATACCGACAAGTAAGGGACTCGGTAAACTGCggtaataagaaaacctttattattattattattaccggtagTAGTTCTTGCACAGGATAAGAATATattcttttattgttatttactGCCTTTGTGTTGGTGTGTATTGTTTGTTATATCTGTTGCTTAAAGGTTAATTAGTGCCACGAAAATTGATGCAGTTTAGAATTTTctataatgtgtttttttttctctcccatgCAGTTTGTCGAGAGTGACGCCGACGAAGAGCTCTTGTTCAATATCCCGTAAGTGCTCCACAGTTTTCCTGTTTTGGTGATCGGTCACCACACACTGGAGAGCATGTATCCAATTCCACGACTTTGCAAGCATCACAgatttgcgctattgctatcGCCGCGTcccgttttgttttgcttttcatttctttttgttctcAGGTTTACTGGCAGTGTCAAGCTGAAAGGGATCATCATCTCCGGAGAGGATGACGACTCACATCCGGCAGAGATACGATTGTATGTGTCAGTGTGAATCACGTGCAGTCAAACGTTTTAGTGTTTTGCAATACTTTGTCTTTTCGTGATTGTTAAACATTTCCAgcacagagcaaaaaaaaaaaaaaaagcatgaactgATGCTTATCGCAGATTGCTGCAAATCTTGTGTAATATCTTGAGATTCATTATGCAGAGACATTCCTCCCAGGTACA
It includes:
- the pithd1 gene encoding PITH domain-containing protein 1, producing the protein MSGHHHHHDHGCGCEGAHEPAERGVEYGLYCRIDTDKLQCLNESRDGDGKLVFKPWDQRNDRDKFVESDADEELLFNIPFTGSVKLKGIIISGEDDDSHPAEIRLYKNIPQMSFDDTGKEPEQAFRLNRDPSAQLEYPTKIARFSNVQHLSIHISKNFGAENTRIYYIGLRGEYSEAHRHEVTICNYEAAANPADHKVESIVPQTNFIS